Proteins encoded in a region of the Tripterygium wilfordii isolate XIE 37 chromosome 21, ASM1340144v1, whole genome shotgun sequence genome:
- the LOC119989424 gene encoding uncharacterized protein LOC119989424, producing the protein MPFGNWQSMERQGSGLWRSLTDGDFEEEDVWDVLRERKDSISRFSKSMNSSVSVPKHLLSAARMIPKPTINASTSSSNCTSASNSNQILEAKPFQQSAPVTIPNWPNKHHRKPKNLTNGDDEDDKDFDVEDDKDFDGDGDVEEEEETPNMPPHELIARRLARTHTSSFSVLEGVGRKLKGRDLCEVRNAILTKTGFLESL; encoded by the exons ATGCCCTTTGGGAATTGGCAATCAATGGAGAG ACAAGGGAGTGGATTGTGGAGATCGTTGACAGATGGGGACTTTGAGGAGGAAGACGTTTGGGATGTTctgagagaaagaaaagattcAATTTCTAGGTTTAGCAAATCCATGAATTCCTCTGTTTCTGTACCCAAACACCTCCTTAGTGCAGCAAGAATGATCCCAAAACCAACCATCAACGCTAGCACCAGTAGCAGCAATTGTACTAGTGCTAGTAATAGCAATCAAATCCTTGAAGCCAAACCTTTTCAACAATCTGCACCAGTCACAATCCCAAATTGGCCAAACAAACACCATAGGAAGCCAAAGAACCTAACCAatggtgatgatgaagatgataaagattttgatgttgaagatgataaagattttgatggtgatggtgatgtggaagaggaggaggagactcCCAATATGCCACCTCATGAGttgatagcaagaaggcttgccAGGACACACACTTCTTCCTTTTCTGTTTTGGAAGGTGTTGGGAGGAAACTCAAAGGGAGGGATCTTTGTGAAGTGAGGAATGCTATTCTTACAAAAACTGGTTTTCTTGAATCATTGTGA